In Hydractinia symbiolongicarpus strain clone_291-10 chromosome 13, HSymV2.1, whole genome shotgun sequence, a single genomic region encodes these proteins:
- the LOC130622970 gene encoding tetratricopeptide repeat protein 28-like isoform X3 codes for MMKHQPKHSPRPRTPRSANRRRSREQTEFIRTKIQNANEACQSGEFKAAVELFTEIIAMEPNNSILYCNRSAAYVRMSEYKLALNDALKTIELDPEWHKGHYRQAIALQYMGRYPEALASYASALAHDEKSQQLLQALVEAALKSHIQATLEPLFEQLDKLEITGKPFATVALIGQELLSANEIQPAITVLESSLHLGTDDLSLKDSVYSALSSAYWKVGNVKRALHYMHQDLLIVEGQNDNAGTCRVHGNLGSTYYSQNQYTEALHHHQMQLEVASKMKDRAAAAQALTSLGHVYVSMGEYENALASHKRCALLRQQINDNLSESRELENVGTVYALMEDFENATQCQEESLRVARTLKNPVEVCRAMATLGSLYQNNRKYENAVKIFQEMLNIAQEIADAHIQCRALSGLGNAFRMQNNIAAAERCHEQQLKIAIDIKDRTMESRAQCNLGVTYQHKGEYEKALEFHKAHLSSCRKLADKEGESRAYGNIGNAYQSLGQFERAIKYHKLGLSAVRDLKDQLSEATLHGNLAVAFQSLKLNDEALEHYKEHLTIAKDVNDLRSECIAESNLGNFFSTSNKFEDAVHHFENYLSVAEKLQDKQEMCKASHNLAYAYYQLQNYNDSIEYYEQNISLAYDLDDRESLQMAYCNLGLAYLAMNDYEKAVRCQKLFLASAREKKNILSVCKALGNLGTIYIKMGDTEEGLNFFYEQVQSADKSNLSYLQADCYHRLAKVLEDDQKYDEAIIKYERELSYRRQLKKEIIPFCNAVKSYSNMLEKLGRFNDAYRLYCEMFQVTKKHANVELCRETCYLMGQVNIKMGKYEKAISAFRLQLECVNDFIEDSIDAGRIHVFISDCYLHLEDIENAIQHLLQYQEIATKLMHHEDENESLKKLSQIHSDNGNYQDALMFSEKRLICTQELTNCDMCEAYRDVATYHSLLENYDTAISYYEQLLKIAREACLVGMEYEAYKGLGTTYSKIKDFEKALHSFSNAAEKANALEDLHRRAESFLKVGDAQQLTGNKEEALKYFLEALETSEQLQSKLLKVQTCGRIGKLHHLLANPAEATSYLCIAATCSEELEDSDEKIKAFCRLGLQLYFEKQFEESEKYFEKVITLIEESDEVKISIMKEDILQFVLASYQMLQKVLILLKKPLEALFVAEKANSINLELLLKRTGVKAHVRIPLYEKFLQRIDNLGTTACFYSIAVGQLYCWLLRPGKGCVKFWKQRIIEKYTDNNLPSLDLDDLVLHSFHDACDTLNGYVAGLRKSLDVQDHAQRLSDRTQSFASNIEIIDRRQHRKSRIGRPVVMSSLMDTSLNYQFRYKTPEKTYYEHKPNKNYNWHLEAPVEEIYKLLVSQTDAYFDELREGGELIENTVDLTLVIPRELSLVPFMLLKGENYEKYFCERYNLSHSPTLFWLLDNRFDRVNVENMEIDDNENIFVFGGHDDHSTEEATSVARIFGSSATLGSSGHTIREEIMARMSRSTVCHLSTDVAWQKPSLVFPYKDITQDFARSDFSDPDIEDLCPDDRVGSPGLNDIFMSVRDISEINFNANLLTFGIAPSGGYSDPICADGLHLLVTSLLMTGCKTILTSLWPIPTNARRYFLQNFYQFYNRGIPAYEACSKAIQLMRNSEDFHHPSNWAGFIIYGQNSKLYRKTQSFTNALHEFLEKPNRDAIKVILHLIEKARQRLSQDRRSSLYVAESSITKKIQSPEVAWRPMLIALGFRFEKAHNSLPDSVFFPGHEYGEALNSSSNTLYAFLGLSRNGLDAIAKLKSAKNLGGQLVNMFQQVLYYFNQDMSNVQVPFQLPLWRTPGCHEFLSSLGFDVMGVGKTEVMLRSGKITMRRPIQCALQAVLDLFELDEEGNEDHMLTSVNKAYSEMYIKSSQGTLGKKTKSETNLHAINGKSSLQRTKSNEILEQKNRFNRSTNDLTRNSIKSDSGNSYLNSDLGLFSSKESKNINENSGGAVRRLRAKTQELIDYEGTPKKKLSIYGLKTDMKSDMKRYGTMEKLDVSDLVMKEDVSDDSDDEWRQPISFYPESLDGMRSPDVFDDEDIEHFSKYFKNGSFSAKRRRSLTRSFSNASRSSATDSLKSNRSNEKLRHVLSDASDTSSFAQNYLTQNKEQLQREHSTSSEESKPSTPRRSRAGSEDDMFKDESTKQKMPPEWRRLHLNTGYFDANSPIKTTTIRESLSIDSGVSSADSGRHTRQTSGGLQDFEILSTGSPKGSPEQTRNGKALESSDESDQTKKKGWFKIFNKKKRHSIGNLLDTEQLDSLSVEKHDSKKRYSDSPLLLSPKQNNERKKNHRKSEGDINYNLKHSVTPPDYGNHLTPNGVEMSLC; via the exons catTCCCCCAGGCCTAGAACCCCAAGATCTGCCAATAGACGACGATCGAGGGAACAAACAGAATTTATTcgaacaaaaatacaaaatgcaAACGAAGCATGTCAATCAGGAGAATTCAAAGCAGCTGTGGAACTCTTCACGGAGATCATCGCAATGGAACCTAACAATTCCATTCTCTATTGCAACCGGTCAGCGGCTTATGTGCGCATGAGCGAATATAAACTGGCGCTAAATGATGCTTTGAAAACAATTGAATTGGACCCTGAATGGCATAAG GGTCATTACCGACAAGCTATCGCCCTACAGTATATGGGAAGATACCCTGAAGCCCTAGCATCTTATGCATCGGCGTTAGCACACGATGAAAAATCGCAGCAATTGTTGCAAGCCCTGGTAGAAGCTGCGTTGAAGTCACATATACAAG ctacACTAGAACCGTTATTCGAACAACTGGACAAACTTGAAATAACAGGGAAACCATTCGCAACAGTAGCACTGATTGGTCAAGAATTATTATCTGCCAATGAAATTCAACCTGCTATAACGGTTTTAGAAAGTTCATTGCACTTGGGTACAGATGATTTGTCATTAAAAGACTCTGTGTATTCAGCCCTCAGTAGTGCGTACTGGAAAGTAGGTAATGTAAAAAGAGCCTTGCACTATATGCATCAAGATCTCCTTATTGTTGAAGGACAAAATGACAATGCTGGTACTTGTCGTGTCCATGGCAACCTAGGAAGTACGTACTACTCTCAAAATCAATACACAGAAGCACTTCACCATCACCAGATGCAGCTTGAAGTTGCAAGCAAGATGAAAGATCGAGCAGCAGCTGCACAAGCTTTAACTTCTTTGGGTCACGTGTACGTTTCTATGGGTGAATACGAAAACGCGTTAGCCAGTCATAAACGTTGTGCGTTACTAAGGCAACAAATTAACGACAATTTGTCCGAATCCAGAGAACTGGAAAACGTTGGAACGGTTTACGCTTTGATGGAAGACTTTGAAAATGCAACTCAGTGTCAGGAAGAAAGTTTGCGTGTGGCAAGAACCCTTAAAAATCCTGTTGAAGTTTGTCGAGCTATGGCTACGTTAGGGAGTTTGTATCAAAACAACAGAAAATATGAAAACGCTGTAAAAATATTCCAAGAAATGTTAAATATAGCTCAAGAAATTGCAGACGCTCATATTCAATGCAGAGCTTTGTCTGGTCTTGGAAATGCATTTCGAATGCAAAACAACATTGCAGCTGCTGAGCGTTGTCATGAGCAGCAACTTAAAATTGCAATCGATATTAAAGATCGAACAATGGAAAGTCGCGCTCAGTGCAATCTGGGAGTGACGTACCAGCACAAAGGGGAATACGAGAAAGCATTAGAGTTTCACAAAGCTCATTTAAGTTCGTGTCGTAAACTTGCCGATAAAGAAGGAGAAAGTAGAGCGTACGGTAACATCGGCAATGCTTATCAATCGCTAGGACAATTTGAGCGTGCTATTAAATATCATAAGTTAGGACTTTCTGCAGTAAGAGATTTAAAAGATCAACTTTCTGAAGCTACGTTACATGGTAATCTCGCAGTTGCTTTTCAATCCTTGAAATTGAATGACGAAGCTTTGGAGCATTACAAAGAACATTTAACTATCGCTAAAGATGTAAATGATTTACGATCAGAATGCATCGCAGAAAGCAATTTAG gGAATTTCTTCAGCACTTCAAACAAATTTGAAGACGCAGTGCaccattttgaaaactatttaTCCGTGGCCGAAAAGCTGCAAGATAAACAAGAGATGTGTAAGGCTTCACATAACTTAGCATACGCGTACTATCAACTTCAAAATTATAACGATTCTATTGAATATTACGAACAAAATATATCACTAGCGTACGACCTCGACGATCGAGAATCGCTTCAGATGGCCTACTGTAATTTAGGTTTAGCATACTTAGCTATGAACGACTACGAAAAGGCTGTGCGctgccaaaaattatttttagcttcAGCTAGAGAGAAGAAGAACATTTTAAGTGTATGTAAAGCGCTGGGAAATTTAGGAACAATTTACATAAAAATGGGTGACACTGAAGAaggtttaaatttcttttacgaGCAAGTACAATCTGCTGACAAGAGCAATCTATCGTATCTTCAAGCTGATTGCTATCATCGACTTGCGAAAGTCTTGGAAGACGACCAAAAATACGACGAAGCGATAATAAAATACGAGAGGGAATTATCTTACCGCCGACAGCTTAAGAAAGAGATTATCCCTTTTTGTAATGCTGTTAAATCGTATTCTAACATGTTGGAAAAATTAGGCAGGTTTAACGATGCTTATCGATTATATTGCGAGATGTTTCAAGTAACAAAGAAACACGCTAACGTAGAGTTGTGCCGTGAGACGTGCTATTTGATGGGACAAGTTAACATAAAGATGGGAAAGTACGAAAAAGCTATATCAGCTTTTCGTTTGCAACTGGAATGCGTGAATGATTTTATAGAGGATTCCATAGACGCTGGCCGTATACATGTTTTTATTAGTGATTGCTATCTTCACCTAGAAGATATCGAGAATGCGATTCAACATCTATTGCAGTATCAAGAAATTGCCACCAAACTAATGCACCACGAAGATGAAAACGAATCGTTAAAAAAATTGAGTCAAATTCACAGTGATAATGGAAATTATCAAGACGCTTTAATGTTTTCAGAAAAGCGATTGATATGTACGCAAGAGCTTACAAACTGCGACATGTGTGAAGCGTACAGAGACGTCGCGACGTATCACTCGCTATTGGAAAACTACGACACTGCTATATCGTACTATGAACAATTACTAAAAATAGCACGTGAGGCTTGTTTAGTTGGAATGGAGTATGAAGCGTATAAGGGACTGGGAACTACATATAGCAAAATAAAGGACTTTGAGAAAGCACTTCATTCGTTTTCAAATGCAGCAGAAAAAGCAAACGCACTCGAGGATCTCCACCGGAGAGCTGAATCCTTTTTGAAAGTAGGAGATGCTCAACAGTTGACTGGAAATAAAGAAGAAGCTTTGAAATATTTCTTAGAAGCGCTAGAAACATCAGAACAACTTCAGTCGAAATTGTTAAAAGTACAGACTTGCGGTCGAATTGGAAAGCTACATCATTTGTTAGCGAACCCCGCAGAAGCTACTTCATATCTGTGCATAGCTGCTACGTGTTCGGAAGAGTTAGAGgatagtgatgaaaaaattaaagcattttGTAGGTTAGGGTTGCAGTTATACTTTGAAAAACAATTTGAAGAatcggaaaaatattttgaaaaagtcATCACACTCATTGAGGAATCAGACGAGGTCAAAATTTCTATCATGAAAGAAGACATTCTGCAGTTTGTGTTGGCCTCTTATCAAATGCTTCAGAAAGTTTTAATTCTTTTGAAAAAGCCATTAGAAGCTTTGTTTGTGGCGGAGAAAGCCAACAGTATCAACTTAGAACTCCTATTAAAACGAACTGGTGTAAAAGCTCACGTACGCATCCCGTTGTATGAAAAGTTTTTGCAGCGCATTGACAACTTGGGAACAACTGCGTGTTTTTATTCAATTGCAGTTGGTCAACTATACTGTTGGTTATTACGACCAGGAAAAGGTTGTGTAAAATTCTGGAAGCAACGTATTATTGAGAAATACACAGATAATAACTTACCATCATTGGATTTGGACGATCTTGTATTGCATTCCTTCCACGACGCGTGTGATACCTTGAACGGTTACGTAGCAGGACTACGAAAAAGTTTAGACGTCCAGGACCACGCCCAACGCTTATCAGATAGGACACAAAGCTTTGCATCGAACATCGAAATAATCGATCGAAGACAGCATCGCAAGTCGAGAATTGGACGCCCTGTGGTTATGTCAAGCTTAATGGATACGTCATTGAATTATCAATTTCGTTACAAGACTCCAGAAAAAACGTACTATGAACATAaaccaaataaaaattataactgGCACTTAGAAGCACCTGTGGAGGAGATTTACAAACTTCTTGTTTCACAGACAGATGCGTATTTTGACGAGTTAAGAGAAGGGGGAGAGTTGATAGAAAATACGGTTGATTTAACTTTAGTCATACCACGTGAGCTTTCGTTAGTTCCGTTTATGTTATTAAAAGGTGAAAATTATGAAAAGTATTTTTGTGAAAGATACAACCTATCTCACAGTCCAACTTTGTTTTGGCTACTCGACAATCGCTTTGATCGAGTCAACGTCGAGAACATGGAGATTGATGACAACGAAAATATATTCGTGTTCGGAGGACATGATGATCATTCTACAGAAGAAGCGACAAGTGTTGCACGTATTTTTGGTTCTTCTGCCACACTCGGTAGCAGTGGTCACACAATCAGAGAGGAAATAATGGCTCGCATGTCGCGTAGTACAGTATGTCATCTGTCCACGGACGTAGCATGGCAAAAGCCGTCCCTTGTCTTTCCGTATAAGGATATCACTCAAGATTTTGCACGCAGCGACTTTTCTGATCCAGATATCGAAGATCTTTGTCCTGATGATCGTGTCGGTTCGCCAGGCTTAAATGATATTTTCATGTCAGTGCGAGATATCTCCGAAATCAACTTCAACGCGAACCTTCTTACTTTCGGAATTGCACCCTCTGGGGGATACTCGGATCCGATATGTGCTGACGGTCTACATTTACTAGTGACATCACTACTCATGACAGGTTGTAAGACTATACTCACATCGCTATGGCCCATTCCGACGAATGCTAGAAGGTATTTCTTGCAAAATTTCTACCAGTTCTACAACCGAGGTATTCCAGCTTATGAAGCGTGCAGTAAAGCTATTCAACTGATGCGAAATTCTGAAGATTTTCATCATCCGTCTAACTGGGCAGGATTTATCATCTACGgtcaaaacagcaagctgtatcGCAAAACACAATCGTTCACCAATGCCTTACACGAATTTCTAGAGAAACCAAATAGAGATGCaattaaagttattttacaTTTA ATTGAAAAGGCGCGCCAACGATTATCTCAAGATCGACGTTCATCATTGTATGTTGCAGAATCAAGTATAACAAAGAAGATACAAAGCCCGGAAGTAGCTTGGAGACCAATGTTGATTGCTTTAGGATTTCGATTCGAAAAAGCGCACAATAGTTTACCGGATTCCGTCTTCTTTCCTGGACACGAGTACGGAGAAGCGCTCAATAGCAGCAGTAACACATTATATGCGTTCTTAG gtttaagTCGAAATGGCTTAGATGCAATAGCTAAGTTGAAATCCGCGAAAAATCTCGGCGGGCAACTGGTTAACATG TTCCAACAAGTGTTGTATTACTTCAATCAAGATATGTCGAACGTGCAAGTTCCATTCCAACTGCCACTTTGGAGAACACCCGGGTGTCATGAGTTTTTATCATCATTGGGATTTGACGTTATGGGCGTGGGAAAAACAGAAGTAATGTTGAGGTCTGGAAAAATAACCATGAGAAGACCGATACAATGTGCTCTACAAGCTGTCCTAGATTTATTTG AACTGGATGAAGAAGGCAACGAAGACCATATGTTGACATCAGTCAATAAGGCGTATTCCGAAATGTACATAAAGTCGTCGCAAGGCACGTtgggaaagaaaacaaaatcggAAACCAACCTGCACGCAATCAACGGAAAAAGCTCTCTGCAACGAACAAAATCAAACGAAATCCTTGAACAAAAAAATCGATTTAATAGATCAACTAACGATTTAACAAGGAATTCAATTAAATCAGATAGTGGAAATAGCTATCTCAACTCTGATCTTGGCTTGTTTAGTTCGAAAGAGTCCAAGAATATCAATGAAAATTCCGGTGGAGCAGTGAGGCGATTGCGTGCGAAGACGCAAGAACTTATCGATTACGAAGGTACACCAAAGAAAAAGTTATCGATATATGGGTTAAAAACCGACATGAAATCCGATATGAAACGATACGGCACGATGGAGAAACTTGATGTAAGCGACCTTGTCATGAAAGAAGACGTTAGCGATGATAGCGATGACGAATGGCGCCAACCAATAAGTTTCTATCCTGAAAGTTTAGATGGGATGCGATCACCGGACGTCTTTGATGACGAAGATATTGAACATTTCTCCAAATACTTTAAAAACGGTTCCTTCTCGGCAAAAAGAAGGCGCTCACTCACACGAAGTTTTAGTAACGCTAGTCGAAGTAGTGCAACAGATTCTCTCAAATCAAATCGATCAAACGAAAAACTACGCCATGTTTTATCAGATGCAAGCGATACCAGTTCTTTCGCGCAAAATTACCTCACGCAAAATAAAGAACAGCTTCAGCGAGAACACTCTACTAGTTCAGAAG AATCGAAACCTTCTACGCCAAGAAGATCTCGAGCAGGAAGTGAGGACGACATGTTCAAAGACGAGTCAACAAAACAGAAGATGCCGCCAGAATGGAGACGTCTCCACTTAAATACTGGTTACTTTGATGCAAACAGCCCTATCAAAACCACCACGATCAGGGAATCTCTCAGTATTGATTCAGGTGTGTCGTCGGCAGACAGTGGCCGACACACACGTCAAACGTCAGGAGGACTTCAAGATTTCGAAATTTTATCAACAGGTTCGCCTAAAGGTTCCCCAGAACAAACGAGAAATGGTAAAGCATTGGAAAGCTCAGATGAATCTGATCAAACGAAAAAGAAAGGTTGGTTTAAAATAttcaacaagaaaaaaagacattcgATTGGAAATTTACTTGACACTGAACAGTTAGACAGTCTAAGTGTAGAGAAACATGATTCGAAAAAAAGATATTCAGACTCCCCTCTCTTGCTATCACCGAAACAAAATAACGAACGGAAAAAAAATCATCGTAAGAGCGAAGGCGATATTAACTATAATTTGAAGCATTCCGTCACACCTCCTGATTATGGTAACCACCTGACTCCAAATGGAGTTGAGATGTCTCTGTGTTAA